The genomic DNA tcgcagcaaaaggtggcgctacaaagtattaacttaagggggctgaataattttgcacgcccaatttttcagtttttgatttgttaaaaaagtttgaaatatccaataaatgtcgttccacttcatgattgtgtcccacttgttgttgattcttcaaaaaaaaatacagttttatatctttatgtttgaagcctgaaatgtggcaaaaggtcgcaaagttcaaggggggcgaatactttcgcaatgcactgtatatttgcagatgatactacaatttatgcagcaagacaatcggttcaacaggtacagcaagctTTGCAAGGAGATTTGGAGATTATCAGGAAATGGGTTTGCCAAAACAAACTTGCTTTAAACACCAAAAAAAAcaaagttatgttggtctgttcaaCCAGGAAAAGGCCAAAACAGAGTAGTACAGAGAGTACAAATTGaagaagtggcagaaaccaaactactgggagtgcagctagacaactgcttatcatggtcgtctcaaataactaatctatgtaaaaaaaaaatattaaaacagcatgcataatcagaaggatagctaaatatttaccaggGAAAATCCTTCAGCAAATAACACAGGCATTGGTTGAGAGTCAAGTGAACTATTGTtcggtggtctggggaaatgcatcatctagtgaagttaggaggctgcagaatgcacagaataaagcagcaaggattgttttaaggcggagatatggttcttctgttgcagtcatgcgcagtgttcttggttggtcatcaatcgataagataattgaaaaaaacatgcttatcttattttataatatacatcatttaaaacggccaagttctattcacaatggtattcagttggtaagagacagacattccgtaaatactaggaatagattgtccaccatctatgcgttatccagacagaaaaaagaaatgggcaaaagaacatttcgatttagagcaataaagaaatggaataaattaactgagcaaactagaaacctttcaatatataagtttaaacattatttaaaaacaatttaaatatagtatatagaaatgttgtgggactatagtagatgaagaatcaatatttttttatatttatttttatttttagattgagtatttattgggttATTATGCTAGTGTATcatgtatgtttgtaatagtgtgttatatgtgaaagtgtgtttgtattataaattgtattttaatgttaaggacTCTTGGAGGATTAGTtcaaatggggactaaaagagatcctaataaaatcaaatcaaatcaacatcAAATCAAGAATAGGCTACTGAGGATGGGGTCATAATTTCAATCACTGAattaaatattaataatatgtatACTGAatagaaatataaacgcaacatgcaacaatttcaaagatgctACTGGGTTACAGTTCACATAAAgacatcagtcaatttaaataaataaatgacgcCCTAATCTAAggaattcacatgactgggaatacagatatgcatctgttggtcaaagatACATTAAAAAAGGTATCAGAGAACCCGTCAGTACCTggggtgaccaccatttgcctcatgcagtgcgacacatctccttcacatagagttgatcaggcttttGATTGAGGCCTGTGGAATGTCTAATGCGTTCTAACAACTGGTCGGCAGTTTCGACAGCGCTTTGAAAACTTCCAATTTAATTAACTAAACATGCCCATTAATAATTGTATAATAACACAAAGCTACAACAACACTACACTTAAGTTATGGGCTATTTATTCAATTtgtttgccagctccaggtaggctatacAAGCGGCACATTGATTTGCAATGACTCCAGTGATTTCAGCATTTTATTATATCAAATGGTAGCATACAGTAGCCCGGTCCCACATTGACATATAAATGAGTAGGTCAACAGAGGCAAAGGTATCGTTGTCCACATTTAATGTCAGTTTCATTGAGGACTTTCCCCATAAAAATAACCACGTGAGGGAGTTCCATAAATTCCATTTCAAATTTCCACACCGGCATCCCCCGAGACCCAAGAACTGAGCATGCCGTAGCAATTTTTATTATAGCTTGACATGGCAaccctggtggtagtagtaatagggGATATATTATGAAAATTATGATATTTGGTTAGAAGCTAGCCTACCTATGACGATGAACTGCATAGTCTATAAACCCGAAACATAGGATATAACATGTTCATTGATAAATACATCTCATTTTATTTGCGGGTTGCTTTGGGGAAGTGCTGGCGTGGAAGGCTACTGTCGGTCCCATGCCAGTTGTAAATATTCACTTTGTAACGCCCATCTAACAATGTTTAGCCTACAACAGACACTGTAGCATATAATACTGAATCCTGAATCATGTTACTAGCCTACCCTTTATAAATATGATTAGggtagaatataatggaatataccACTAGCCCAATTAACACATTTGGCACGTGGATATTGCTGTCGGAACTAACAGGCTATCACACGGTTTCACGAGGACTCAAGCCGCTGGGTGAACTCGAAGAAAGGGGTTGGGTTAACATTTGGCTGACTTCTCCTGCCTCTCTGGACTTCAGGGCTATGCATGCCTTAGTTGCAATTGGGTACGTCGTGATTGTCAAATTGAAAAGTAGGCTAGTATCTGCAACTCAAGTAGGGCAACATTGTTTCAAATTAGTGGCTTTCCTTGACCGTAAAATTACAAACCACATGACATGTTGTCTGAAACATGAAAACACGCTGTCGCTAATTAAAAATACAATAGGCCTAATTATTATAACCCTGAGATTTAACGGAAATTACTCCCAAAGTAAATGGTAAACTACAGTCGGGATTTGGGGCACtgttcaaatgtctttttaaatGATTGATATTTCCTAATTGATTATTGAATAATGTAACCCATAAATGCCCCACGAGTTTATTCCAGGGCCGTGTTTATTCCATACAGGCTACAGATGAATAAAACAAACCGCAATACTTTTAAAGTTTAGTGTTATATAGTTAGTAGCCTAGACACCAAAAGGGTGCTTATTTGTCCCATTTCATGAAACATATTCACAAAGACGGCACGTCTGAAACTAAAAACCCACATGTTTCCTGAAATCACCGCGATGTGAAGATAACTCAGCTTCCTGACAAATCACAAGGAGAGTCGATTTATTAAAGCTGAATATAGCAGCATCCGTGTAGAGAACTCATTTTTTATCGGCAAAAGAAAAGGCGTCGGCAATGACGGGAGTATGAACTCGCTGCACAGTGTTTATTTTTCCATCTCTAACCGGCCACCGACGGACGGTTGTCCCGATGCCAAACCGACACAGGACATGTCGAAAGAGAACCAAGAAAACAGAACTTTGTTAATGGTGGTGATGATTTTGCTCGACCTGAACAAATGTAACCAGAACACACGCAGTGGGACATGTGGTGGGGGTAGTAGATATCTGGGCCAAAGTGATGCCAACAGCCAGATTAGCGGACACCGGTGTGGTCACAGGATGAGCAGGGACAGCCGGGGTACTGCAAGGGCGCAACAGAACAATAAGGCTGTGATTGTGCACGTGTCCCCAGAGAATATACATTGTTGCCCATTCAGCAGCTGTGGGAAGATGTATGGCAAGTCATCCCACCTCAAAGCCCACCTGATACGTTTTGTAAAGGTTATGCTACATAGCGTTATCTCTGACTGTAAAGAAAATACGTTTTAGGGTAAAAACACGGGAGTTACATTCTTAGATTCTTAGCCTGGCTACTGTTTCATTCTGTAGGCGCACACTGGTGCAGGGATGATTGAGGACAATATTGACCAGTCAGTTTTTCAGAAGGATTGGATCTGTTTTTATGGCCTATTGCAAAATcacaaggctctctctctctctctctctctctcatagtttGGTCATCATAAAGAATCTAGATAACCATCATGCGTATGCGCTGGAATAGACCTACTGGTATGTGTGCATTTCTGTTATTCAAAAAGCGGGGGTGTGACCATGGGCATAGAGGAACGTGCAGGTGGTGCTGCTGTTCTCTTTGACATACACATTTAAATTTATTCTAGGCTTATACTTATAGCCTACCATTTAAACCAACCTGGTCTCAGggcatttggggcggcaggtttgTTTTTTTTAGATAGAATATAAAtcatagtgggcactttgaatacagtgttgtttgacatgacagcGAACGAAAATGCCATGGatgagttattgtgacagggtggGAACAAAAGTGATGTTCAGTGTTTCCCAGGGGACCCGacaatctttggctacattaacTCGTTATTCGTGTAACCAACATATCCATGTTTCGCCTATTCCTcattgatttagaagatactgttgcagaAACAACATGCTGATGTAGGTCTCCACCAgcactggtatcaggctgtattagctagctacgtttgctctgactcagtgtTTTAATTAGCTAGTTAGCCagcgattagcattagtggctaacaCAATTTAGCTTCACCTGCgaagaaaatacaaactagctgtttgcagatgtaagaaacacacaCTAATATTTTAATTATAGAACGCTTGCGGATTTATATTAAGATCAAAGTGGAAACAACATTATaattgttgtcatcaacattgttgcatgtgctgcattgaccatgcagactgaacaaaAGTGTCTCGTGGTAAAGcaacaacaaatgcgctccttAAGTGACGGGGTGGGACTAGCAGCGTGGAGACAGCGGAgagggatgactcaagtagcagAGTAAACTATGAAAATGGACTTTACACacggcgtatcacatttaacaaaccaaacattcaaataccgttatagaatgtaaagtaaaaacccaaaccggtccgtgcaaAAATAGCGGTATATAGTAAAACATTATGTAAGAAATCATTCTGGGGTGAAATTGACaataaaataaacatatacaTTGTATGCAAGTCGAGCAGACCCGTGGTCTACCGATAGTGCACCCAGTTTATACACGTCACCCCTTTCCCCACCAAAGACCGGGGTTAAATTCCCAGCTCCAACCCTTCAATCTGTTTATCCCACCTATCTGTATCCCGCTGTCATTTTACCCCGCTTTAATTTTACAAAAAAACATCTAAGAATAAATCCAATTAAATATGTTACTCAAAATGTAATTATCTTTCACGAGGATAACAAGAGAGAGCAAATTGAGTGATTGAAGTAATTGGAAGTCTTTGGTTTTAATCACCTTGCATTTCATGTCTTACCATATGCCTCAAATTTTAGAGGATTGTGGGTAATTCAAAAATTCAAAAACTTTAGGATTCTTTCACAATGTtgtatacagtacaagtcaaaagtttggacacacctactcattccagggtttttctttatttgtactattttctacattgtagacataaaaactatgaagtaaaacgtatggaatcatgtggtaaccaaaagtgttaaacaaatcaaaatatattttatatttcagattcttcaaagtagccaccctttgccctgatgacaactttgcgcactcttggcattctctcgaaCAGCTTCATGATGTTGTCATCTGATGATAGCCgatgatagccctatttggtaaagccgaagtccacattatggcaagaacagctcaaataagcaaagagaaacaacagtccattactttaagacatgaaggtcatgaAGGTCGGTCAATCTTTGGGGTAGcaagtatcctagtggttagagcgcaagatcaaatcccgagctgacaaggtaaaaatctgtcattctgcccctcaacaaggcagttaacccactgttcctaggccgtcattgaaaataagaatttgttcttaactgacttgcgttgttaaataaaggtcaaatatatatatatatattttatatctggAAGATTTTAAGagctttgaacatttcttcaagtgcagttgcaaaaaccatcaagcgctatgatgaaactggctctcatgaggaccgccacaggaaaggaagaaccagagttacctctgcctcagaggataagttcattagagttaccagcctcagaaattgcagcccaaataaatgcttcacagggttcaagtaacagacacatctcaacgtcaactgttcagaggagactgcgtgaatcaggccttcatggtcgaatatctgcaaagaaaccaccactaaacgacaccaataagaacaagagacttgcttaggccaagaaacgcgaacaatggacattatacagtctgatgagttcaaatttgagatttttggttccacccgccgtgtctttgtgagacgcagagtaggtgaacggatgatctccgtatgtgtggttcccaacatgaagcatggaggaggaggtgtgatggtgttcaggtgctttgctggtgacattatcactgatttatttagagttcaaggcacacctaaccagcatggcacccacagcattctgcagcgatacgccatcccttctggtttgcgctctatcatttgttattcaacaggacaatgacccaacacacttccaggatgtgtaagggctagttgaccaaggagagtgttggggtgctgcatcagatgacctggcctccacaatcactcaacctcaacccaattgagatggtttggaatgagtcggactgcagagttaaggaaaagcagccaacaagtgcttagcatatgtagaaactccttcaagaccgctggaaaagcattccaggtgaagccggttgagagaatgccaagaagtgcaaatctgtcatcaaggcaaagggtggctactttgaataatctaaaatctaaaataaatgttgatttgtttaacacttttttggttactacatgattccatatctgttatttcatagttttgacgtcttcaatattattccacaatgtagaaaatagtaaaagtaaagaaaaccccttgaatgggtaggtgtgtccaaactttgactgatactgtacatgtTTAAAGAAAGAAAAGTCCATTTCAATTAAGCTTTTGTGCCATCATGACGTGTAATGAATCATGACGAGCGGATACCAAAACCGTCAGGCAAATTGCAATATTTTAAAAGCTCTTATGTGCTTATAGTAAGTTATTAAGTATTACACCTCCAGTTACCGATCTGTAATTCCAATAAATAAGTGGTCTCAAAACTGACATTTCCACTCAATTGCACACCTTTGGAATGCAATGTTGGCTAATTTGATTTGTTATGATTTTTTTGCCTTTGTCATACTGTCATTGAGAACTCCTGAGAATGACTCCAATTATTCCCTCTTTGTCTCTTGGTAGCTATGTTCTCCAGGCGAGAGGCCATTCCAGTGTACCTGGCCAGGCTGAGATTTTCGCATTCAGATGAGTTGACGTGCCACTACTACACACATACTGGGGGAGAAGCGCTTCACCTGCCCGCTATGTGACAAACATGCACTCCGCAATGCAGGCTTCCACTCCATCATGCTTCAGGAACTGGTATGTGAGACACACGCATGCGCAAGCACAAGcaagcacaaacaaacacaaactcaCAACAAAATACACTACAGGTAGATGGAGTTCTCTTAGAAAAAAGGTCCTATCTTGAACCTAAAAGGGGTTGTTcagctgtctccataggagaaccctttgaataactacttttggttccaggtagaacccttttcagttccatttagaacccttcccatagagggttctacatggaacccaaaagggttatttctacctggaaccaaaaagggttctcctatggggacagctgaagaacccttttgaaacCCTTTTTTCTGAGTGTAGGCTAGTTACTTTACTTTCTGTTAAATGTTTATAAAAATGTTTTGCTGCTGTGTGCCCAgtgccctactgaacactactctgTATGTTTTCTGTTTAGAAATAGCTTTGTACTGGTTTATAGTGACCCCTGGTGGTGTGAGCAATATCGTCACTGAAATGTTTGTTTATTTGGACAATGTTTTTACACTGCCAGACAATGAGAGGCCTTGTGTAGAAAAGTGCCTCataatgtaacagtataaatcACCTTGGCAGTCATGTTTGTGCTAGTAGTTGATAATAAATTGCCTAAATTATAGTTATGTTATACCTTGTTATAGGCTACCACAAAGCAGTGCAGTTAAATGGGTATTCATTTATGGGATACTTTGTCAAATTGCCAACTGTTAAAATATCTAAATACAATGTGAAGTTCTGTTGTATCTTAGATTACTACTACAACATTTACAGTACTGCGaaattaacaaacaaaaaaatttcTCAACATTTTTTTAACTTTGTACATTCATTTTGTTATTTGCATAGGGGTTTGTGTAATAATCTGTGCCTTTCAGCTTGCATTTCTGTTTCAGCATTATTGAAGTTTTGAAGTTGTTTTCATTTTCTGAAAGTCTGACGCTGTCATTTTCAACGTGCATCTGTGGATAACCTCCTTCTTCCGGTAAATACCTGTGTAATTAATTGTCAGAGACCTTTAACATTAAACCAATTAACTTTGTACATCTGTATGATCTATGTGATGCAATTACCGTACACTTGCCCTACCCATATGATCAACAGAGTGCATGCCAAGCCCCACAGCTGTACTTAATACTTGCTGTCACCCTGCACGTTTTTGTCACATTAACAATAACTAGATGTAGCAAAGCAATTTGGAAAAGGAACTTTTTTTATGTCCAGAACTGTAGATATTAGAGACACCCTACGCAGGTTCAGATGGCTTTGTGTTTATTGATATCATACACTACACAGAACAATAACACTGTTAAATACTGGAATGGAAGTGTCCACATGAGAAcataatcattttttttttttttttttctttttaaatgCATACCTTCATATATTGCAAATCTCTTTGAAATACGTTAAGTCATGAGACTGGCGATAAATGTACACATTTTGT from Oncorhynchus clarkii lewisi isolate Uvic-CL-2024 chromosome 30, UVic_Ocla_1.0, whole genome shotgun sequence includes the following:
- the LOC139390226 gene encoding LOW QUALITY PROTEIN: Krueppel-like factor 9 (The sequence of the model RefSeq protein was modified relative to this genomic sequence to represent the inferred CDS: inserted 1 base in 1 codon; deleted 1 base in 1 codon), coding for MNSLHSVYFSISNRPPTDGCPDAKPTQDMSKENQENRTLLMVVMILLDLNKCNQNTRSGTCGGGSRYLGQSDANSQISGHRCGHRMSRDSRGTARAQQNNKAVIVHVSPENIHCCPFSSCGKMYGKSSHLKAHLIRFVKAHTGERPFQCTWPGXRFSHSDELTCHYYTHTGEKRFTCPLCDKHALRNAGFHSIMLQELK